The genomic interval GCAGGGTACGGCGCGGCACGATTGGCACCGAGAGTTCCGGCGACCGCCGCGACGCGCTTCGACGACTTCTGAATCACACCAGCGGGACGCCCGACCACGAGATCGACGAGCGCGAGACGGATCCACGCTTCCTCGTCGCACCGACGCGCCAGGACTTGTTGGCCTGGATCGCGACGAATCACCGCATCGCTCCCCCGGGAAGAACCTGGAGCTACACGAGCGACGGCTTCATCGCCGCCGCGCTGGTCGCCGAACAGGTCACCGGGTCCAGCTACGGCGATCTGATCCGGCGCGAACTCGCGGAGCCTCTTGGACTCGATCACTTCGGATTCGAGCTCGAGCCTCGCGCGCAGGCCTACATGAACCATGACGGCCGACCGGTGCCCGTTCCTGCAATCCCGTATGCCTGGTTCAGCGGTGCGGGATCGACCTGCGGCACGCTCGGAGATCTCGCGCAATGGTGGATGGTGCTGCGCGGTGGTCGGGTGCTCAACGCGGCGTCGCTCGCCGCCCTGATGACGCCCGTGACGCTACGAGCCGAGGGCGCGACGGCGGAGTTCCCCTACGGGCTCGGCATTCGACTGGGTCGCTAAGGTGGACACCGGATGATCGGGCACACCGGGGATGGCGGGGGCACGCCTCACGTGATCGAGACCGAAGCCGCGATCGCGCGCGCTCTGCTCGGCATCACGTACGGAGGTGT from Candidatus Eisenbacteria bacterium carries:
- a CDS encoding serine hydrolase: MGTESSGDRRDALRRLLNHTSGTPDHEIDERETDPRFLVAPTRQDLLAWIATNHRIAPPGRTWSYTSDGFIAAALVAEQVTGSSYGDLIRRELAEPLGLDHFGFELEPRAQAYMNHDGRPVPVPAIPYAWFSGAGSTCGTLGDLAQWWMVLRGGRVLNAASLAALMTPVTLRAEGATAEFPYGLGIRLGR